Proteins encoded within one genomic window of Chloroflexota bacterium:
- a CDS encoding sigma-70 family RNA polymerase sigma factor has product MEADLLARREQELVRRARNRDSAAFAELYDLHYRRVYTYIYYRVGDQELAEDLAADVFVRGWQAIGSFDYRGVPVAAWLLRIARNRVIDHFRRSGKRETVELEDQHMDLAQDPEAEVETRLLREDLLRLMSHLTDDQRDVIILKFFEGMSNAEVAAVLGKPEGAVKSLQHRGLAAMRRHWDRGGKG; this is encoded by the coding sequence ATGGAGGCCGACTTGCTTGCGCGGAGAGAGCAAGAGTTGGTGAGGCGCGCCCGGAACCGCGACTCGGCCGCCTTCGCCGAACTCTACGATCTCCACTACCGCCGCGTATACACGTACATCTACTACCGGGTCGGAGACCAGGAACTGGCCGAAGACCTGGCAGCAGACGTGTTTGTGCGCGGGTGGCAGGCAATCGGCTCCTTTGATTACCGGGGAGTGCCTGTGGCCGCGTGGCTGTTGCGGATCGCGCGAAACCGCGTCATTGACCATTTCCGCCGTTCGGGCAAGCGCGAGACCGTGGAACTGGAAGATCAACACATGGACCTGGCCCAAGACCCCGAGGCGGAAGTGGAAACCCGTCTCCTCCGTGAGGACCTGTTGCGGCTGATGTCGCATCTCACCGACGATCAGCGCGATGTCATCATCCTGAAATTCTTTGAGGGAATGTCCAATGCCGAGGTGGCTGCCGTGCTGGGCAAGCCGGAAGGGGCCGTCAAGTCGTTGCAACACCGCGGGTTGGCGGCGATGAGAAGGCACTGGGACAGGGGTGGAAAAGGATGA